GCGCAACGCGCCGTCCGAGAGCATGAAGGCCCAATAGGCCGCCGTGACGGCGGCATAGGCGCGGAGCGGGTTGGCTTTGGCAGTCATGGGGCACCTTTTGGCCGATGGGGAGGGGGGCTTGCCCCGCGCGCGCCAAGCGCGCCTCCCCAAGAGGTTTTGCTAGGATGTAAAGGTCAGAGGCTTTGCGCGACCATGCGGGTGATGTCGGCCAAGCGGCAGGCATAGCCCCATTCATTGTCATACCAAGCGTAAATCTTGACCTGCGTGCCGTTCACCACCATCGTGGACAGCGCATCGACAATGGATGACCGCGGGTCGTTGAGGAAGTCCGAAGAAACAAGCGGGCGATCCTCATAGCCGAGGATGCCGTGCAGCGGACCATCGGCGGCGGCTTTGAACAGGTCGTTGACCTCTTGCGCAGTTGTCGGGCGCTCAACCTCGAACACGCAATCGGTGAGCGAGGCATTCAGAAGCGGCACGCGCACGGCATGGCCGTTCAACCGCCCCTTCAGTTCCGGGTAGATAAGCGTGATCGCGGTGGCGCTGCCCGTGGTGGTGGGAATAAGATTGGTCAGTGCAGAGCGCGCGCGCCGCATGTCCTTGGCGGGGCGGTCAACCATGGTTTGCGTGTTCGTCACGTCATGGATCGTGGTGATCGAGCCGTGCTTGATGCCAAGGTGTTCGTGGATGACCTTGACCACCGGGGCAAGGCAGTTGGTGGTGCAGCTTGCCGCCGTGATAATGCGGTGCTGGCTGGAATCATACAGATCATGGTTCACGCCATAAACAAGGTTCAGCGCGCCGCCATCCTTGACCGGGGCGCTGACGACCACTTTCTTGACGCCTGCTGCGAAATAGGGGGCAAGCTTTTCCTCTGTCTTGAAAACCCCGGTGCAGTCGATGACCAGATCGACGCCAAGCTCTGCCAGCGGCAGGGCTTCGATGGTTTTTTCATGCGTCAGACGAATGGTCTGGCCGCCCAGCGTAAGGCTGTCGGCGGCATGGCCAACCGGGGTTGGCCAGCGGCCATGCACGCTGTCGAATTCCATCAACAGCGCGTGTTGCTCCGCGTCGCCCACCGGGTCATTCAGCAGCACGATCTGGCCGCCCGCGCCGGTATCGATCAGGTCGCGCAGCGCGAGTTTGCCGATGCGGCCCAGGCCGTTAAGCGCGATTCGGATCATTGGCTGCGATCCTTTTCAGCGGCATCCTGCCCAAGCTGGTCGATCTGCGCTTGCAGCGACAGGCGCGACAGGCTGGCGATGGGCAATTCGACAAAGGCCGCGATCCGGCGGCGCAGTGCGCCATAGGTCTGCGCAAAGACAAGCGCCTTTTCAGCGTCGGTGCCGGTGGCCTTGACCGGGTCAGGCAGCCCCCAATGCCCGGTGATGGGCTGGCCCGGCCAAGGCGGGCATTCTTCGGCGGCAGAGGTGTCGCAGACGGTGAAGACGAAATCCATCACCGGGGCTTCGGCGGTCTGGAATTCCGAGATATGCTTGGAGCGCATCCCATCGGTCGCATGGCCGTTGCGCTTCAGCACTTCAAGCGCGAAAGGGTTCAGTTGCGAATTGGGGTGCAGACCGGCCGAAAAGGCTGTGAACCGGCCATTGCCAAGGTCGCGCATCAGCGCTTCGGCAAAGATGGAGCGGGCGGAATTGCCCGAGCAAATAAAGAGCACTTTGAAGGCGGTATCAGACATGGGAGCGGGCCTTTCGGTTGGAAAAAGGTCGGGGCGCGCGCGCCCCAGATCAAGGACAAGATAAGACACAAGTGCATGGGCATTTTGCAGATTGACCGCGTAATATAGCGCCCGGCCTTCGCGCCGTTGCGCGACAAGCCCGCTTGCGGTCAGGTCGGACAGGTAATGCGACAGCGTGTTGGGCTTCAGGCCAAGGCTTTGAGCAATATCGGTCGGGCGCACGCCTTGGGGGGCAAAGCGCATGAGCAGCCGGAAAACCGACAAGCGGCCAGTTTGGCCAAGGGTGGCAAAAGCCTGAGTTGCGTCGTTATGTTCCATAATTCCTGAATAACGGAATTATATGATTCAGTCTAATGAATGTTTGATGACAGCCCCTTCGGTTTGGTCAGGTTCCGTCGTCCCAAAGTTCGGGCTGCCATAGTGCAGGGGTGCCGCAGATGGCAGGG
This genomic window from Roseibaca calidilacus contains:
- a CDS encoding ArsJ-associated glyceraldehyde-3-phosphate dehydrogenase → MIRIALNGLGRIGKLALRDLIDTGAGGQIVLLNDPVGDAEQHALLMEFDSVHGRWPTPVGHAADSLTLGGQTIRLTHEKTIEALPLAELGVDLVIDCTGVFKTEEKLAPYFAAGVKKVVVSAPVKDGGALNLVYGVNHDLYDSSQHRIITAASCTTNCLAPVVKVIHEHLGIKHGSITTIHDVTNTQTMVDRPAKDMRRARSALTNLIPTTTGSATAITLIYPELKGRLNGHAVRVPLLNASLTDCVFEVERPTTAQEVNDLFKAAADGPLHGILGYEDRPLVSSDFLNDPRSSIVDALSTMVVNGTQVKIYAWYDNEWGYACRLADITRMVAQSL
- a CDS encoding helix-turn-helix domain-containing protein: MEHNDATQAFATLGQTGRLSVFRLLMRFAPQGVRPTDIAQSLGLKPNTLSHYLSDLTASGLVAQRREGRALYYAVNLQNAHALVSYLVLDLGRARPDLFPTERPAPMSDTAFKVLFICSGNSARSIFAEALMRDLGNGRFTAFSAGLHPNSQLNPFALEVLKRNGHATDGMRSKHISEFQTAEAPVMDFVFTVCDTSAAEECPPWPGQPITGHWGLPDPVKATGTDAEKALVFAQTYGALRRRIAAFVELPIASLSRLSLQAQIDQLGQDAAEKDRSQ